One genomic window of Musa acuminata AAA Group cultivar baxijiao unplaced genomic scaffold, Cavendish_Baxijiao_AAA HiC_scaffold_1137, whole genome shotgun sequence includes the following:
- the LOC103999738 gene encoding protein FLX-like 3 isoform X2, protein MAGRGRVSRQAFEQARHGHPAAPGRPFVEGPFLRPPHPAALEEELELQMMDIRRLLADNRVLAEDRSAFHRELIAAKEELHRINLVIADIHAEKEARSRELIEKGLKLEADLRATEPLRDEVIRFRAEIKKLTTMRQELTDQVRTLTQDLTRARADNQQIPAMKAEIDELRQELLHLRMSIDYEKKGNFELMEQRQSMEKNLVSMAREIEKLRGNLANPEGRPWDLGGGYGMNHGSPEGPIPSTYGYEYGVQPPVADKASLYNAGSGSWGALDKSRFARH, encoded by the exons ATGGCTGGGAGAGGCCGTGTATCTCGCCAAGCTTTTGAACAGGCTAGGCATGGTCATCCTGCCGCTCCTGGAAGGCCCTTTGTTGAAGGCCCTTTCCTTCGCCCACCTCACCCTGCAGCACTTGAGGAGGAACTTGAACTGCAGATGATGGACATTAGGAGGCTCTTGGCTGACAATCGTGTGCTAGCCGAGGATCGTTCAGCTTTTCACCGAGAGCTGATTGCTGCGAAGGAAGAACTGCATCGAATCAACTTGGTGATTGCAGATATTCATGCTGAGAAAGAAGCCCGTTCAAGGGAGCTGATTGAGAAAGGATTGAAGCTGGAGGCTGATCTGAGAGCCACCGAACCTCTGAGAGATGAGGTCATACGATTCCGTGCGGAAATTAAGAAACTAACAACTATGAGACAAGAACTGACCGACCAGGTCCGGACTCTCACTCAAGATTTGACACGGGCACGAGCTGATAATCAACAAATCCCTGCTATGAAGGCAGAAATTGATGAGCTTCGACAGGAGCTTCTCCATCTACG GATGTCTATCGACTATGAAAAAAAAGGAAACTTTGAATTAATGGAGCAAAGGCAGTCAATGGAGAAAAACTTAGTCTCCATGGCACGGGAGATTGAAAAATTGCGAGGTAACTTGGCTAATCCTGAGGGAAGGCCATGGGACCTAG GTGGAGGTTACGGGATGAATCATGGCAGCCCTGAAGGACCCATCCCTTCGACATATGGGTATGAATACGGTGTTCAACCG CCTGTTGCTGACAAGGCTTCCCTCTATAATGCTGGTTCTGGATCGTGGGGAGCTCTCGACAAGTCTCGCTTTGCTCGTCATTGA
- the LOC103999738 gene encoding protein FLX-like 3 isoform X1: MAGRGRVSRQAFEQARHGHPAAPGRPFVEGPFLRPPHPAALEEELELQMMDIRRLLADNRVLAEDRSAFHRELIAAKEELHRINLVIADIHAEKEARSRELIEKGLKLEADLRATEPLRDEVIRFRAEIKKLTTMRQELTDQVRTLTQDLTRARADNQQIPAMKAEIDELRQELLHLRMSIDYEKKGNFELMEQRQSMEKNLVSMAREIEKLRGNLANPEGRPWDLGGGYGMNHGSPEGPIPSTYGYEYGVQPGARTKAGRMFVKQKLVYQKSDMLSFSMLVFHVRGFNISSEADRS, from the exons ATGGCTGGGAGAGGCCGTGTATCTCGCCAAGCTTTTGAACAGGCTAGGCATGGTCATCCTGCCGCTCCTGGAAGGCCCTTTGTTGAAGGCCCTTTCCTTCGCCCACCTCACCCTGCAGCACTTGAGGAGGAACTTGAACTGCAGATGATGGACATTAGGAGGCTCTTGGCTGACAATCGTGTGCTAGCCGAGGATCGTTCAGCTTTTCACCGAGAGCTGATTGCTGCGAAGGAAGAACTGCATCGAATCAACTTGGTGATTGCAGATATTCATGCTGAGAAAGAAGCCCGTTCAAGGGAGCTGATTGAGAAAGGATTGAAGCTGGAGGCTGATCTGAGAGCCACCGAACCTCTGAGAGATGAGGTCATACGATTCCGTGCGGAAATTAAGAAACTAACAACTATGAGACAAGAACTGACCGACCAGGTCCGGACTCTCACTCAAGATTTGACACGGGCACGAGCTGATAATCAACAAATCCCTGCTATGAAGGCAGAAATTGATGAGCTTCGACAGGAGCTTCTCCATCTACG GATGTCTATCGACTATGAAAAAAAAGGAAACTTTGAATTAATGGAGCAAAGGCAGTCAATGGAGAAAAACTTAGTCTCCATGGCACGGGAGATTGAAAAATTGCGAGGTAACTTGGCTAATCCTGAGGGAAGGCCATGGGACCTAG GTGGAGGTTACGGGATGAATCATGGCAGCCCTGAAGGACCCATCCCTTCGACATATGGGTATGAATACGGTGTTCAACCG GGTGCAAGAACAAAGGCTGGAAGGATGTTTGTTAAACAAAAGCTTGTTTACCAGAAATCTGACATGCTGTCTTTTTCTATGCTGGTTTTCCATGTCAGAGGCTTCAATATCAGTTCTGAAG CTGATAGATCTTGA
- the LOC103999738 gene encoding protein FLX-like 3 isoform X3 — translation MAGRGRVSRQAFEQARHGHPAAPGRPFVEGPFLRPPHPAALEEELELQMMDIRRLLADNRVLAEDRSAFHRELIAAKEELHRINLVIADIHAEKEARSRELIEKGLKLEADLRATEPLRDEVIRFRAEIKKLTTMRQELTDQVRTLTQDLTRARADNQQIPAMKAEIDELRQELLHLRMSIDYEKKGNFELMEQRQSMEKNLVSMAREIEKLRGNLANPEGRPWDLGGGYGMNHGSPEGPIPSTYGYEYGVQPC, via the exons ATGGCTGGGAGAGGCCGTGTATCTCGCCAAGCTTTTGAACAGGCTAGGCATGGTCATCCTGCCGCTCCTGGAAGGCCCTTTGTTGAAGGCCCTTTCCTTCGCCCACCTCACCCTGCAGCACTTGAGGAGGAACTTGAACTGCAGATGATGGACATTAGGAGGCTCTTGGCTGACAATCGTGTGCTAGCCGAGGATCGTTCAGCTTTTCACCGAGAGCTGATTGCTGCGAAGGAAGAACTGCATCGAATCAACTTGGTGATTGCAGATATTCATGCTGAGAAAGAAGCCCGTTCAAGGGAGCTGATTGAGAAAGGATTGAAGCTGGAGGCTGATCTGAGAGCCACCGAACCTCTGAGAGATGAGGTCATACGATTCCGTGCGGAAATTAAGAAACTAACAACTATGAGACAAGAACTGACCGACCAGGTCCGGACTCTCACTCAAGATTTGACACGGGCACGAGCTGATAATCAACAAATCCCTGCTATGAAGGCAGAAATTGATGAGCTTCGACAGGAGCTTCTCCATCTACG GATGTCTATCGACTATGAAAAAAAAGGAAACTTTGAATTAATGGAGCAAAGGCAGTCAATGGAGAAAAACTTAGTCTCCATGGCACGGGAGATTGAAAAATTGCGAGGTAACTTGGCTAATCCTGAGGGAAGGCCATGGGACCTAG GTGGAGGTTACGGGATGAATCATGGCAGCCCTGAAGGACCCATCCCTTCGACATATGGGTATGAATACGGTGTTCAACCG TGTTGA
- the LOC135671069 gene encoding bZIP transcription factor 39-like, with protein MAEPSLVDPFDPSNPHPLFDPALSPCDLFPPPSDLPFGDDFDLDIDFDFSVDDFLRSTENHLSTPSDVPPDPSPGDGSGVFSSSSSPDHQSSRNSTNSGPASPGSGNSSSGSGVVDREVKVENEKSLKRKEGCFNLNPNANPRGGKLQRSEAIGNEEDDRRKTRLIRNRESAQLSRQRKKQYVEELEEKVRAMHSTINELNAKISYFMAENVSLRQQLGGNGAAPAVYPPSGPMPSTHFPWVPGYAFRPQGSPVPLVPIPRLKPQQPAHAPRAKKSETKTKKVASVSLLGLMLIILVFGVLPGVHLRHRGTRDYVGVIKGGIVNEPRGMVLSVTGRGNDLTRTDDTGFCNGNISLEKDRVTGKRCQNGAVGPEITPKGRGSGGSVFTQNCSETLPALLYVPRNGKHVKIDGNLIIHSVLAGEKAMARSKERRSSAEESKDTALAIAGTMMSALAVPKSEREADHSIADDAYAKNLKSVSADGPLQQWFREGMAGPMLSSGMCTEVFQFDISPTSSSSIIPATSIMRSTSVANASEDLPSASAQQGRIKNRRILFPETVPLNGTTTRNGTQFGKPSKSSNFDDTKPVSSVVVSILADPKEAGNGDGDGMISRKSLSRIFVVVLLDSVKYVTYSCVLPFKTPAPIL; from the exons ATGGCGGAACCCTCTCTCGTCGATCCCTTTGACCCCTCGAACCCCCACCCTCTCTTCGATCCCGCCCTCTCGCCCTGCGATCTGTTCCCTCCCCCCTCCGATCTTCCCTTCGGCGACGACTTCGACCTCGATATCGACTTCGACTTCTCCGTCGACGATTTTCTACGCTCGACGGAGAACCACCTCTCTACTCCTTCCGACGTGCCGCCCGACCCCAGCCCCGGCGATGGATCCGGcgtcttttcctcctcttcctcgcccGACCACCAAAGCTCCCGGAATTCGACGAATTCCGGCCCGGCCTCGCCGGGTTCCGGCAACTCCTCTTCGGGATCGGGCGTCGTCGATAGGGAAGTGAAGGTGGAGAACGAGAAGAGCCTGAAGAGGAAGGAAGGGTGTTTTAATTTGAACCCTAATGCTAACCCTAGAGGTGGAAAGTTACAGCGATCGGAAGCCATCGGGAACGAGGAGGATGACAGGAGAAAGACGAGGCTGATACGGAACCGTGAGAGCGCCCAGCTCTCGAGGCAGAGGAAGAAGCAGTACGTGGAAGAGCTGGAGGAGAAGGTTAGGGCGATGCACTCGACAATTAACGAATTGAACGCTAAGATCTCTTACTTTATGGCCGAGAATGTGAGTCTGCGACAGCAATTGGGTGGTAATGGCGCTGCCCCGGCTGTTTATCCTCCCTCTGGGCCAATGCCGTCCACGCATTTCCCGTGGGTTCCAGGCTACGCTTTTAGGCCGCAAGGGTCTCCCGTTCCTTTGGTTCCGATACCTAGATTGAAGCCTCAGCAGCCTGCCCACGCCCCCAGAGCCAAGAAGTCTGAGACCAAGACGAAGAAGGTCGCTAGCGTGAGCCTTTTGGGCTTGATGCTTATTATACTAGTATTTGGAGTTCTGCCGGGAGTTCATCTCAGGCATCGAGGAACCAGAGACTATGTAGGTGTCATTAAAGGTGGGATCGTGAATGAGCCTAGAGGTATGGTTCTGAGTGTTACCGGTCGTGGTAATGATCTTACCAGAACTGATGATACTGGATTTTGTAATGGAAACATAAGTTTGGAGAAAGATAGGGTTACCGGTAAGAGATGCCAGAATGGAGCAGTTGGGCCTGAAATAACTCCAAAGGGAAGAGGTTCAGGAGGGTCTGTTTTCACACAGAACTGCAGTGAAACTCTGCCTGCCTTGCTTTATGTGCCAAGAAATGGCAAACATGTGAAGATTGATGGCAACTTGATAATCCATTCTGTTCTTGCTGGCGAGAAAGCCATGGCACGATCTAAAGAAAGGAGATCCTCTGCCGAAGAAAGTAAAGACACGGCCTTGGCCATTGCTGGTACTATGATGTCGGCACTGGCTGTACCTAAATCCGAAAGAGAAGCTGATCACTCTATTGCTGATGATGCATATGCAAAAAACTTGAAATCAGTTTCAGCTGATGGTCCACTGCAACAATGGTTCCGTGAAGGAATGGCCG GGCCAATGTTAAGTTCTGGCATGTGCACCGAGGTGTTCCAGTTTGATATCTCACCAACATCTTCGAGCAGCATCATCCCTGCCACTTCAATTATGAGGTCTACTTCTGTTGCTAATGCTTCCGAGGATCTCCCTTCCGCATCTGCACAACAAGGGAGGATAAAGAACAGGAGGATACTGTTTCCCGAGACAGTCCCACTTAATGGAACAACTACTCGGAATGGCACGCAGTTTGGGAAGCCGTCCAAAAGCAGCAACTTCGATGACACTAAACCGGTTTCCTCGGTAGTGGTCTCCATCCTAGCTGATCCTAAAGAAGCTGGTAATGGTGATGGCGATGGTATGATCTCTCGGAAGTCCTTATCTCGCATTTTTGTTGTGGTGCTTCTGGACAGTGTCAAATATGTCACCTATTCTTGTGTTCTTCCTTTTAAAACCCCTGCGCCTATCTTATAG